A window of Peromyscus eremicus chromosome 7, PerEre_H2_v1, whole genome shotgun sequence contains these coding sequences:
- the LOC131915225 gene encoding cytochrome c oxidase subunit 7A2, mitochondrial, translating to MLRNLLALRQIAQRTISTTSRRHFENKVPEKQKLFQEDNGIPVHLKGGASDALLYRLTMGLTVGGTAYAIYMLVMAAFPKKQN from the exons ATGTTGCGGAATCTGCTG GCCCTCCGTCAGATTGCCCAGAGGACCATCAGCACTACTTCACGAAGGCATTTTGAAAACAAAGTTCCAGAGAAACAAAAGCTGTTTCAG gAGGATAATGGAATCCCAGTGCATCTGAAGGGCGgagcatctgatgccctcctctacAGACTCACAATGGGTCTGACAGTTGGTG GAACAGCGTATGCCATCTATATGTTAGTTATGGCTGCATTTCCCAAGAAGCAGAACTGA